A genomic window from Synechococcus sp. CBW1107 includes:
- a CDS encoding nucleotidyltransferase family protein, with protein sequence MAGVSATAPLPWQAAKPLDLSVELGPGLEPARLQAGLERLCREPGIRALVAFGSRGRGEARADSDLDLAVICAEASLTPEQKRVCWRRCRDALGLLGQNVDLVVVGAADAAHLAGSRWHVMGDVAREGKVLYAAG encoded by the coding sequence ATGGCTGGAGTGAGCGCGACGGCACCGTTGCCCTGGCAGGCAGCCAAGCCCCTGGATCTCTCGGTGGAGCTGGGTCCCGGGCTGGAGCCGGCCCGGTTGCAGGCCGGCCTGGAGAGGCTCTGCCGTGAGCCGGGAATCCGGGCGCTGGTGGCCTTCGGTTCGCGCGGGCGTGGTGAGGCGCGAGCGGATTCGGATCTGGATCTGGCCGTGATCTGTGCGGAAGCCAGCCTTACCCCGGAGCAGAAGCGTGTCTGCTGGCGGCGATGCCGGGACGCCCTCGGACTGCTGGGCCAGAATGTGGATCTGGTGGTGGTGGGCGCGGCGGATGCCGCTCATCTGGCGGGATCGCGCTGGCATGTGATGGGCGATGTGGCCCGCGAGGGGAAGGTGCTGTATGCCGCCGGCTGA
- a CDS encoding TA system VapC family ribonuclease toxin — protein MRALLDINVIIALLDRGHVMHGAARRWMEQELGHGWATCPITENGVVRIMSQPAYPNHRPVAQVADRLAEACNHSSHAFWPETISLLEPGLIRWERLLGPRQITDSYLLALAVTHGGRFVSFDQRIGLDLVPKASTEHLAMIESP, from the coding sequence ATGCGTGCCCTGCTTGACATCAACGTGATCATCGCCCTTCTGGACCGTGGCCATGTGATGCACGGGGCCGCTCGACGCTGGATGGAGCAAGAGCTCGGCCATGGCTGGGCCACCTGCCCAATCACTGAAAACGGCGTGGTGCGGATCATGTCGCAGCCTGCCTATCCCAATCATCGCCCTGTCGCTCAGGTGGCCGATCGCCTGGCGGAAGCGTGTAACCATTCCAGCCACGCATTCTGGCCCGAGACGATCAGCCTGTTGGAACCCGGCCTGATCCGCTGGGAGCGACTGCTGGGCCCCCGCCAGATCACCGACAGTTATCTGCTGGCACTTGCCGTGACGCACGGCGGCCGATTCGTGAGCTTTGATCAGCGCATCGGCTTGGATCTTGTGCCCAAGGCCAGTACCGAACATCTTGCGATGATCGAAAGTCCTTGA
- a CDS encoding AbrB/MazE/SpoVT family DNA-binding domain-containing protein has protein sequence MVLAKRTSKNQLTLPKAVVEAVGVADDYDVACENGRIVLTPVHPEAAAMVRRRLAELGITESAVADAVAWARQE, from the coding sequence TTGGTCCTGGCTAAGCGCACCAGCAAGAACCAGCTGACCTTGCCCAAGGCTGTGGTGGAGGCTGTCGGTGTTGCCGACGACTACGACGTCGCCTGCGAGAACGGTCGCATCGTGCTCACACCCGTGCACCCTGAGGCTGCCGCTATGGTGCGGAGGCGCCTGGCGGAGTTGGGGATCACGGAATCAGCTGTGGCAGACGCCGTGGCCTGGGCTCGCCAGGAGTGA
- a CDS encoding nucleotidyltransferase substrate binding protein yields MEADGRWQQRFSNYCRALEQLEGFFEPPALNEREEQGLIKAFETTLELGWNTLRDLLRSEGLADQLRTTLEKRLP; encoded by the coding sequence ATGGAAGCAGATGGGCGCTGGCAGCAGCGGTTCTCGAACTATTGCAGGGCCCTGGAGCAGCTGGAAGGGTTTTTCGAACCGCCAGCCCTGAACGAACGTGAGGAGCAGGGCCTGATCAAGGCGTTCGAGACCACCCTCGAGCTGGGGTGGAACACCCTCCGTGATCTGCTGCGAAGTGAAGGCCTGGCCGATCAGCTGCGCACCACGCTCGAGAAGCGCCTGCCGTAA
- a CDS encoding IS256 family transposase: MTLTHSGASELSQLMEGTTAGALIPEIVRRGFQDLLEAEVSALTGAQLHERCPDQRSTHRNGYRERLLTTQVGDLSLAIPRLRQGSFFPSWLEPRRRVDKALYAVVMEAYTGGISTRKVDALVEALGGASGISKSEVSRICQGLDEQVKAFLGRPLDHARFPYVYLDATYLHGRLGRNMQVVSRAVVVAIGINALGYREVLGIAVGDSEAEGFWRQFLGSLKERGLDGTRLVISDAHLGLTAAIKRMFQGSSWQRCRVHFLRNLLSHVPKAGQDMVAAAMKAVFVIQAPDQVRAHWQRVTEMLRKQFPGAVPVMEAARDDVLAFLHFPQEHWRKVWSTNPLERLNKEIKRRTNVVGIFPNDPAIVRLVGSQLLEQQEEWQLERRRFFSEATMAKIPEPEEPLELTDADPNAQPAATIS, encoded by the coding sequence ATGACCCTCACCCATAGTGGCGCCTCCGAGCTGAGCCAGCTCATGGAGGGCACCACCGCTGGCGCCCTGATCCCAGAGATCGTGCGCCGGGGTTTCCAGGACCTGCTGGAAGCCGAGGTTTCTGCCCTCACGGGCGCTCAACTCCATGAGCGCTGCCCCGATCAGCGCTCCACCCATCGCAACGGCTACCGGGAGCGGCTGCTCACCACCCAGGTGGGCGACCTCAGCCTGGCCATTCCCAGGTTGCGGCAGGGCAGCTTCTTTCCCAGCTGGCTGGAGCCACGCCGCCGGGTGGACAAGGCGCTCTACGCCGTGGTGATGGAGGCCTACACCGGCGGGATCTCCACCCGCAAGGTCGACGCCCTGGTGGAGGCGCTGGGCGGGGCCAGCGGCATCTCCAAATCGGAGGTGAGCCGCATCTGCCAGGGGCTCGATGAGCAGGTGAAAGCCTTTCTGGGCCGGCCGCTTGACCATGCCCGCTTTCCCTACGTCTACCTCGACGCCACCTACCTCCACGGCCGCCTGGGCCGAAATATGCAGGTGGTGTCGCGGGCGGTGGTGGTGGCGATCGGCATCAATGCCCTCGGCTACCGCGAAGTTCTCGGCATTGCCGTGGGCGACAGCGAGGCGGAGGGCTTCTGGCGTCAGTTCCTGGGCTCACTCAAGGAGCGTGGCCTCGACGGCACCCGCCTGGTGATCTCGGATGCCCACCTGGGCCTGACGGCAGCGATCAAGCGGATGTTCCAGGGCAGTAGCTGGCAGAGGTGCCGGGTGCACTTCCTGCGCAACCTGCTGAGCCATGTGCCCAAGGCCGGCCAGGACATGGTGGCCGCTGCCATGAAAGCGGTGTTCGTGATCCAGGCTCCAGATCAGGTGCGCGCCCACTGGCAGCGGGTCACCGAGATGCTGCGCAAGCAGTTCCCCGGCGCCGTGCCCGTGATGGAAGCCGCCCGGGACGACGTGCTGGCCTTCCTGCACTTCCCCCAGGAGCACTGGCGCAAGGTCTGGAGCACCAACCCGCTCGAGCGCCTCAACAAGGAGATCAAACGCCGCACCAACGTGGTCGGCATCTTCCCCAATGATCCAGCGATCGTGCGCCTGGTGGGCAGCCAGCTGCTGGAGCAGCAGGAGGAATGGCAGCTGGA
- a CDS encoding ribbon-helix-helix domain-containing protein has translation MRTTLDIEDDVLAAAKELARRQGLSAGKVVSQLLRSALSGGMEKAEAGSTVVAGFRPFQEASPKLVTNDQIDQLRDQDGL, from the coding sequence ATGCGCACCACGCTGGATATCGAGGACGACGTGCTGGCCGCGGCCAAAGAGTTGGCCCGGAGGCAAGGGCTCTCAGCCGGCAAGGTCGTCTCCCAGCTCTTGCGATCCGCCTTGTCAGGCGGGATGGAGAAGGCGGAGGCTGGATCCACTGTGGTGGCGGGGTTCCGCCCATTCCAGGAGGCCAGTCCGAAACTGGTCACCAACGATCAGATCGACCAGCTGCGTGATCAGGATGGCCTCTGA
- a CDS encoding type II toxin-antitoxin system VapC family toxin produces the protein MAATCVLDASAVLRVITHDPMGAAWARRLQEAPLVLAPELMLTEVANALRRLQRAGSLAGLDPQLLLTDARDLVDQIEPDRHLQVEALALARREAADLLTGDQRLQRLAAQVLP, from the coding sequence ATGGCGGCCACCTGTGTGCTGGATGCCTCAGCGGTGCTGCGGGTGATCACCCATGACCCGATGGGCGCCGCCTGGGCTCGGCGCCTGCAGGAAGCGCCCCTGGTGCTGGCGCCGGAGCTGATGCTCACCGAGGTGGCCAACGCCCTCAGGAGGCTTCAGCGCGCCGGCAGCCTGGCTGGGCTGGATCCGCAGTTGCTGCTCACCGATGCCCGCGATCTGGTGGACCAGATCGAGCCTGATCGCCATCTGCAGGTGGAAGCCCTGGCCCTGGCACGGCGGGAAGCCGCCGACTTGCTCACGGGGGATCAACGCCTGCAGCGGCTTGCGGCTCAGGTGCTCCCCTGA
- a CDS encoding transglutaminase domain-containing protein, with product MALRGARHWRQWRSWQGLALALLAAGLPGLEGGSLAWMTAAMLGLAALKLLEARSLGERRLVALLQLIVAGLLAAQRPELGPTLLQGAATIAALAGLLALELDAGLNARALLSRSLQVALAALPMALLLLVLAPRLDPLVPLPAPDDRVAQTGLSADLDPGGIARLATNDAPAARLAFAAGGPPPPAERYWRVLVHERFDGRSWQRGERRLEGDTIPLPPAAGPATQLWLMEPSRFTAVPWDGTSRAPAGGDGALRLHRSGELLLRQAAAERRTYRLAGKEMTGSWRQLPPAPVDLAFPAGRQPRLETLGQSWAALPSAEARLAAAERWFRGQPFRYTLNPGALPETAGLDAFLFERREGFCGHYASAYTALMRAAGVPARAVSGYLGGTWVEPLSGSPFLDVRQSNAHAWSEVWLPGEGWRRVDPTTWAGGGGGAVTAAAAARTSWWTWGQRQWWGLDVAWSRWWLGFDRAEQETLLQRLLGERREWLGLLLLLAVGLALAGGLALLAALQRHGGDPVRRRLEWALMPLRRGGLEPEAGESLEHFCRRAGAERPELAAGLAELAASYQSLRFAPPEAGGSNSRARLARAARRLRRRTTLTVQPWKQMGAGSSGSRTIAGPWSSWKGFSNRQP from the coding sequence GTGGCGCTGAGGGGCGCCCGCCACTGGCGCCAGTGGCGCAGCTGGCAGGGTCTGGCGCTGGCGCTGCTGGCGGCGGGCCTGCCGGGACTGGAGGGGGGCAGCCTGGCCTGGATGACGGCGGCGATGCTGGGCCTGGCGGCCCTGAAGCTGCTGGAGGCCAGGAGCCTGGGCGAGCGGAGGCTGGTGGCGCTGCTGCAGCTGATCGTGGCTGGGCTGCTGGCGGCGCAGCGGCCGGAGCTGGGGCCGACGCTGCTGCAGGGGGCCGCCACGATCGCGGCGCTGGCGGGGCTGCTGGCGCTGGAGCTGGATGCGGGGCTGAACGCCCGGGCCCTGCTCAGCCGCAGCCTGCAGGTGGCCCTGGCGGCGCTGCCGATGGCACTGCTGCTGCTGGTGCTGGCGCCGCGGCTGGATCCGCTCGTTCCGCTGCCGGCGCCGGATGACCGGGTGGCCCAGACGGGTCTGAGCGCCGACCTGGATCCGGGCGGGATCGCGCGGCTGGCCACGAACGACGCGCCGGCGGCACGGCTGGCCTTCGCGGCGGGGGGTCCGCCGCCGCCGGCGGAGCGCTACTGGCGGGTGCTGGTGCACGAGCGCTTCGATGGCCGCAGCTGGCAACGGGGCGAGCGGCGGCTGGAGGGTGACACGATCCCGCTGCCGCCGGCCGCGGGGCCGGCCACGCAGCTGTGGCTGATGGAGCCGAGCCGGTTCACGGCGGTGCCGTGGGACGGAACCTCGCGGGCGCCGGCTGGCGGTGACGGGGCCCTGCGGCTGCACCGGAGCGGCGAGCTGCTGTTGCGGCAGGCGGCGGCCGAGCGGCGCACCTACCGCCTGGCGGGGAAGGAGATGACCGGCAGCTGGCGACAGCTGCCGCCCGCTCCGGTGGATCTGGCCTTCCCCGCGGGCCGGCAGCCGCGGCTGGAGACCCTGGGCCAGAGCTGGGCGGCGCTGCCGAGCGCCGAGGCGCGGCTGGCGGCGGCGGAGCGCTGGTTCCGCGGCCAGCCCTTCCGCTACACCCTCAACCCCGGAGCCCTGCCCGAAACCGCCGGCCTGGATGCGTTCCTGTTCGAGCGGCGGGAGGGCTTCTGCGGGCACTACGCCAGCGCCTACACGGCCCTGATGCGAGCGGCGGGGGTGCCGGCGCGGGCGGTGAGCGGCTACCTGGGCGGCACCTGGGTGGAGCCGCTGAGCGGCAGCCCGTTCCTCGATGTGCGCCAGAGCAACGCCCATGCCTGGAGCGAGGTGTGGCTGCCAGGGGAAGGCTGGCGGCGGGTGGATCCCACCACCTGGGCGGGGGGCGGCGGCGGTGCCGTGACGGCGGCCGCGGCGGCCCGCACCAGCTGGTGGACCTGGGGGCAGCGGCAGTGGTGGGGGCTGGATGTGGCCTGGAGCCGCTGGTGGCTGGGCTTCGATCGCGCCGAGCAGGAGACCTTGCTGCAGCGGCTGCTGGGCGAGCGGCGCGAGTGGCTGGGGCTGCTGCTGCTGCTGGCGGTGGGGCTGGCCCTGGCCGGCGGTCTGGCCCTGCTGGCGGCGCTGCAGCGGCATGGCGGCGACCCGGTGCGGCGACGACTGGAGTGGGCGCTGATGCCCCTGCGACGCGGCGGCCTGGAGCCGGAGGCGGGCGAAAGCCTGGAGCACTTCTGCCGGCGGGCCGGGGCAGAGCGCCCGGAGCTGGCGGCGGGACTGGCGGAGCTGGCGGCGAGCTACCAGAGCCTGCGCTTCGCACCGCCGGAGGCTGGGGGAAGCAACAGCCGGGCGCGGCTCGCACGGGCGGCGCGACGCCTTCGGCGCAGAACCACTCTCACCGTTCAGCCATGGAAGCAGATGGGCGCTGGCAGCAGCGGTTCTCGAACTATTGCAGGGCCCTGGAGCAGCTGGAAGGGTTTTTCGAACCGCCAGCCCTGA
- a CDS encoding type II toxin-antitoxin system VapC family toxin: MIVADASAVVAALVHEGPARRVLATAVIHAPHLLDVEVVSVLRRLNLAGTLAAGDVENCLAAFQAMGIRRSGHRPLLARVWLLRHNLSACDATYVSLAEALGCPLLTADRRLAAAPGPECPIQLLPG, translated from the coding sequence GTGATCGTAGCTGATGCGTCGGCCGTGGTGGCGGCGCTGGTGCATGAGGGCCCGGCCCGGCGGGTGCTGGCCACGGCTGTCATTCACGCGCCCCATCTGCTGGATGTGGAGGTGGTGTCGGTGCTCAGGCGCCTCAATCTGGCCGGCACCCTGGCTGCGGGCGATGTCGAGAACTGTCTTGCGGCCTTCCAGGCCATGGGCATCCGGCGCAGTGGCCATCGTCCCTTGCTGGCGAGGGTCTGGCTGTTGCGCCACAACCTCAGCGCCTGCGACGCCACCTATGTGTCGCTGGCCGAGGCCCTCGGCTGCCCACTGCTCACGGCCGATCGTCGTCTGGCTGCTGCCCCAGGCCCCGAGTGCCCCATCCAGCTCCTGCCTGGCTGA